In one Arachis duranensis cultivar V14167 chromosome 9, aradu.V14167.gnm2.J7QH, whole genome shotgun sequence genomic region, the following are encoded:
- the LOC107465637 gene encoding uncharacterized protein LOC107465637 — translation MRYRIEQELGTKIKQITPHIDQIIPEVYCEAFHVVTLSEEGLVQAWGDSMTFLNSLPRNSFLFMFVNFMYTVVVCIEITWLIWFEFC, via the exons ATATAGGATTGAACAAGAACTTGGAACTAAAATAAAGCAAATTACACCACACATTGACCAG ATTATTCCTGAAGTGTATTGTGAAGCTTTCCATGTGGTTACTTTATCCGAGGAAGGCCTAGTACAAGCTTGGGGAGATTCAATGACATTTCTTAATTCTCTTCCTAGAAATTCATTTTTGTTTATGTTTGTAAATTTTATGTACACTGTCGTTGTGTGTATAGAGATAACATGGCtaatttggtttgaattttgttaa